Proteins co-encoded in one Vibrio aquimaris genomic window:
- a CDS encoding DUF2760 domain-containing protein — translation MTFDLQMIPQTFDMLHAGLTVSSILLLLIAVSRKSKVVEKVVEKPIEKIVEVEKPVERIVEVEKVVEVEKVVEKVVEVESKLATASTDSAMQLLSIMQQEARLIDFLKEDLTSFSDEDVGAAARVIHTGGQKVLSDYVTLEPIRSEDEETRITIEEGFNSQQVRLTGNVTGNAPFNGTLIHKGWKASSVNLPKLAENYDASIIAPAEVEL, via the coding sequence ATGACGTTCGATTTACAAATGATCCCTCAAACGTTTGATATGCTGCATGCAGGCCTCACCGTTTCAAGCATTCTTTTGCTTCTTATTGCAGTATCGCGCAAATCTAAAGTCGTCGAAAAAGTAGTAGAAAAGCCGATTGAAAAAATTGTCGAAGTCGAAAAGCCGGTTGAGAGGATCGTCGAAGTCGAAAAAGTAGTTGAAGTAGAAAAAGTCGTGGAGAAAGTGGTCGAAGTAGAATCCAAGTTAGCCACTGCGTCTACCGACTCTGCAATGCAGCTACTGTCTATTATGCAGCAAGAAGCTCGCCTAATTGATTTCCTAAAAGAAGATCTCACTTCATTCTCTGATGAAGACGTTGGCGCCGCAGCTAGAGTCATTCATACTGGTGGACAAAAAGTACTGAGTGATTACGTTACACTCGAGCCTATACGCAGCGAAGACGAAGAAACGCGCATTACTATCGAAGAAGGCTTTAACTCACAGCAAGTTCGCCTCACGGGTAATGTCACTGGCAATGCACCATTTAATGGCACCTTAATCCATAAAGGCTGGAAAGCCAGCTCTGTGAACCTACCCAAATTGGCCGAAAACTATGACGCCTCAATTATTGCCCCTGCTGAGGTAGAGCTGTAA
- the ompV gene encoding outer membrane protein OmpV, giving the protein MKKLTLIIAAMTMANAAYASDAYIRNGNIYNKENSWVAELGAGGMTDLYKGQKHNVAPLANFGYQGEDLNVTLQSINYRFFGKTGDVVNLSGYLGTSGLMYDKDTSDFLKGMDKRHLSLDLGINADFHLSQGTISTYYQHDVVDTYDGYLTGVKYFLPLTIGKADFVPFAGVSYQSKEYVDYYFGVQDKEATQKRKAYTGKGDVSYDVGYKVILPISDNWQLTQTTTYTCLGDEIADSPIVDSANQWLVGATVSYSF; this is encoded by the coding sequence ATGAAAAAGCTCACTCTAATAATCGCAGCGATGACAATGGCAAATGCTGCCTATGCGAGCGATGCGTATATTCGTAATGGTAACATTTACAATAAAGAAAACAGCTGGGTTGCTGAGCTTGGTGCAGGGGGTATGACCGACCTATATAAAGGTCAAAAGCATAATGTAGCGCCACTTGCTAACTTCGGTTATCAAGGCGAAGATCTTAACGTTACACTTCAAAGTATTAACTACCGTTTTTTTGGGAAGACGGGAGATGTTGTTAACCTGAGTGGGTACTTGGGTACATCAGGTCTTATGTACGATAAAGATACTTCAGACTTTCTAAAAGGTATGGATAAACGCCATCTAAGCTTAGACCTTGGTATCAATGCTGACTTCCACTTATCTCAAGGCACTATTTCAACTTACTATCAGCATGATGTTGTAGACACGTACGATGGTTACCTAACTGGAGTAAAGTATTTTTTGCCTTTGACTATTGGTAAAGCCGACTTTGTTCCATTCGCAGGTGTTTCATATCAGAGCAAAGAATATGTTGATTACTATTTTGGCGTGCAAGACAAAGAAGCAACCCAAAAGCGTAAAGCATACACAGGTAAAGGTGATGTCTCGTATGACGTAGGTTATAAAGTTATTTTGCCAATCAGCGACAACTGGCAGTTGACTCAAACTACTACCTACACATGCCTAGGTGATGAAATTGCAGATTCGCCTATTGTTGATAGCGCTAATCAGTGGCTTGTTGGAGCGACGGTCTCTTATAGTTTCTAA
- a CDS encoding 3'-5' exonuclease, translating to MNHNRIVCFDLEMCCWNENGVGTTGEIIEIGLAEVNLTQGEIVKRAQYYVKPEQDEISLFCAELTGITPRKIEKQGRPLADVLKSMIKNFGGANKIYASWGRDDLILAEECQAKGIEMPFRECINLATLYRVQNRLKDKRIGHRAAQEAQNIEWEGRQHSGYVDAYNLAKLALTML from the coding sequence ATGAACCACAACCGTATTGTTTGTTTCGATTTGGAAATGTGCTGCTGGAATGAAAATGGTGTCGGAACAACAGGTGAAATCATAGAAATAGGATTAGCGGAGGTCAATCTTACCCAAGGTGAGATAGTCAAGCGTGCTCAGTACTACGTAAAGCCCGAACAGGATGAAATCTCGTTATTTTGCGCAGAGTTAACGGGCATTACGCCTCGAAAAATTGAAAAGCAAGGTCGTCCACTGGCTGACGTTTTGAAGTCAATGATAAAAAACTTCGGTGGAGCCAATAAAATTTATGCCTCTTGGGGGCGAGACGATCTGATATTAGCCGAAGAGTGCCAAGCGAAGGGAATTGAAATGCCTTTTCGCGAATGCATTAACTTGGCAACGTTATATCGGGTTCAGAATCGTCTAAAAGACAAACGCATAGGCCATAGGGCAGCGCAGGAAGCGCAAAATATCGAATGGGAAGGCAGACAACATTCGGGTTATGTCGACGCTTACAACCTCGCTAAGTTGGCGTTGACTATGCTCTGA
- a CDS encoding VirK/YbjX family protein: MFLNYLYFIQSLPKVAQSVYPEIKGVKKLRYNARFCIWSMLKPSVLRTMQVLFDQPKFQPIKEHHPRIFEKPLKPYVCLNWRPRQRAVKIHEHFQALYQMYGSNITYFYTGDGWRLIDILDCSLLLCSGPEREGSLALKLVDPIGRDLFTLAFNISTTPKREIYIGALQGPSEQVTDRGEVIKSLTRGMHGLRPKALMLEVLLILAKEWNIDTLYGITNKGHVYQALRYTGSKRSSISYQYGELWSEYGGKQVSKYIYDIPLNPIRKDPSILNKNKRRLYTKRYAWLDKVKEDVCCQLSGIQNIHTHYEC, translated from the coding sequence ATGTTTCTGAATTACCTATATTTTATCCAGTCTTTGCCTAAAGTGGCACAGAGCGTTTATCCAGAAATTAAAGGCGTTAAAAAGTTACGTTACAATGCTCGTTTTTGTATCTGGTCAATGCTGAAGCCTTCGGTTTTGCGCACGATGCAGGTATTGTTTGACCAACCCAAGTTTCAACCCATAAAAGAGCATCATCCTAGAATTTTTGAGAAACCCCTAAAGCCATATGTCTGTTTAAACTGGCGTCCACGGCAAAGGGCGGTGAAGATCCATGAGCACTTTCAAGCTTTGTATCAGATGTATGGTTCCAATATCACTTACTTTTATACTGGCGATGGCTGGAGGCTAATCGATATCCTCGATTGTTCCTTGCTCTTATGCTCAGGACCTGAAAGAGAAGGTTCTCTGGCCTTAAAATTAGTTGATCCAATTGGCCGTGACCTATTTACTTTAGCGTTCAACATATCAACCACCCCAAAGCGAGAGATTTATATTGGTGCTTTACAAGGACCTAGTGAACAGGTTACCGATCGCGGAGAAGTGATAAAGTCGTTGACTCGAGGAATGCATGGCTTGAGACCAAAAGCCTTGATGTTAGAAGTTTTGCTTATCCTTGCCAAAGAATGGAATATTGACACTCTCTATGGTATTACCAACAAAGGTCATGTCTATCAGGCGCTCAGATATACAGGCTCAAAGCGATCTAGCATCAGCTATCAATACGGTGAGCTATGGAGCGAGTACGGAGGAAAGCAAGTATCAAAATATATTTATGATATCCCGCTAAACCCTATTCGTAAGGATCCCAGCATATTGAATAAGAATAAGCGCCGGCTTTACACCAAACGATACGCTTGGTTAGATAAGGTCAAAGAAGACGTGTGCTGCCAGTTATCCGGAATACAGAATATACATACTCATTATGAATGTTAG
- a CDS encoding DUF6559 family protein, whose product MLRYIQRRRIKKVIKLLSPMLVKGYGSRDYFSLGQVNTSVSVLCKRQQQIALALFANPDDLDLDNSPSLKLLRNDISNDFFEANEYNAKDVLNLLVGGGWKGGRMNDDISHRFGMHSRY is encoded by the coding sequence ATGTTAAGGTATATCCAGCGCCGTAGAATTAAAAAAGTGATTAAGCTACTCTCACCTATGTTAGTAAAAGGTTATGGCAGCCGTGATTATTTTAGTCTTGGGCAAGTTAACACGAGTGTTAGTGTGTTATGCAAGCGTCAGCAGCAAATTGCCTTGGCGTTATTTGCCAATCCTGATGATCTCGATTTGGACAATAGCCCTTCGCTCAAGCTGCTTCGTAATGACATATCCAATGATTTTTTCGAGGCCAACGAGTACAATGCGAAAGATGTGCTTAACTTACTGGTTGGCGGTGGCTGGAAAGGTGGTCGAATGAATGATGACATATCACACCGATTTGGCATGCACAGCCGTTATTGA
- the hppD gene encoding 4-hydroxyphenylpyruvate dioxygenase → MQNELSHISSLVGSDAGVKYSKSEQRPECGEYFDFHHIEFWVSNAFQAKMFYETHLGFKTIAYAGLETGEKNFTAYVLRGDQACIVVKSPLHPNDEIIAPFVKEHGDAVRDVAFNVEDVQKTFEHAKANGAEVILSPTYSEDEHGQVLIASVLAYGDTVHSFIQREQYRGLFLPGFHPIEPNLVNGFAESLPPVPMGRIDHVVANQPQGKMNEVVDFYINSLCFRRFWSVDDKLLQTGTSGLNSIVVSDFDERIKIPVNQPSTRFDGRSQTQEFVDFHGCGGIQHIAICVENLEQTVRSLKARGCYVLPVPSAYYDELQSAIFENDLDLGISLETMRELDIVVDYDDKGFILQIFTRPVESRPTLFFEFMQRNNHDGFGAGNFKSLFSAIEAQQKIRGTL, encoded by the coding sequence ATGCAAAATGAGTTATCCCATATTTCAAGTTTGGTTGGATCGGATGCGGGAGTGAAATATAGCAAAAGTGAACAGCGACCCGAATGTGGTGAGTATTTTGATTTCCATCATATTGAATTTTGGGTCAGTAATGCTTTTCAGGCCAAGATGTTTTATGAAACGCATTTAGGATTTAAAACGATTGCCTATGCCGGATTAGAAACGGGTGAAAAAAACTTTACTGCTTACGTTTTGAGAGGGGACCAAGCCTGTATTGTGGTTAAATCACCACTGCATCCAAATGATGAAATTATAGCGCCTTTTGTTAAAGAACATGGCGATGCGGTTCGTGATGTTGCTTTTAATGTTGAAGACGTACAAAAAACGTTTGAGCATGCAAAAGCGAATGGCGCTGAAGTTATCTTGTCGCCTACATACAGTGAAGATGAGCATGGTCAGGTACTCATCGCTAGTGTGCTCGCTTATGGAGACACAGTTCACTCTTTTATACAGCGTGAACAATATCGCGGCTTGTTTCTTCCCGGCTTTCATCCGATAGAGCCAAATTTAGTCAATGGCTTTGCTGAAAGCTTGCCTCCTGTGCCTATGGGCCGAATCGATCATGTAGTGGCGAATCAACCTCAAGGAAAAATGAATGAGGTGGTTGATTTTTATATAAACTCGTTATGCTTTAGACGCTTTTGGTCGGTTGATGACAAGTTGTTGCAAACTGGCACATCAGGACTTAATTCAATCGTTGTCAGTGACTTTGATGAGCGAATCAAAATACCAGTCAATCAGCCGTCGACGCGATTTGATGGTCGATCACAAACACAAGAGTTTGTTGACTTTCATGGTTGTGGTGGTATTCAGCATATCGCGATTTGTGTGGAGAACTTAGAGCAAACCGTTCGTTCTCTAAAAGCGCGAGGGTGTTACGTTTTACCTGTTCCCAGTGCTTATTATGATGAACTCCAATCCGCTATATTCGAGAACGATTTAGATTTAGGCATCAGTCTCGAAACCATGAGAGAACTAGACATTGTCGTGGACTATGATGACAAAGGCTTTATCTTGCAGATATTTACTCGGCCAGTAGAAAGTAGACCAACCCTTTTTTTTGAGTTTATGCAGCGCAATAATCATGATGGCTTTGGCGCTGGTAACTTTAAATCCTTGTTTAGCGCAATTGAAGCACAGCAGAAGATCAGGGGAACTTTGTAG
- a CDS encoding putative adhesin: MPLITQSPMSASRLSSASSITEHQSDSASRVKNIRTISHTPNSFVTRDGVKEQKVNLGSRSDTQINTHKFKNVLIKSKGNGSKKAVIFAHGGFTPKRGLFREGSGIITVPKSMTILFNSKEGSPSVGMRGIEMLEEGKVLQPIDMVKGGEEMKNYSLSFNRKFETCEPTDDYDIICISKNGKAHMSDVLEAMQKFGQNYETIHSFACRIDKATWQGVRSITRVENP, encoded by the coding sequence ATGCCATTAATCACGCAAAGTCCTATGTCAGCATCAAGACTATCTTCCGCATCGAGTATTACTGAACACCAAAGTGATTCCGCATCTAGAGTAAAGAACATTCGCACAATATCTCACACACCAAATTCGTTTGTAACTAGAGATGGAGTTAAAGAGCAAAAAGTTAACTTAGGCTCAAGGTCGGATACACAGATCAACACGCATAAATTCAAGAATGTCCTAATCAAAAGCAAGGGAAACGGTAGTAAAAAAGCCGTTATATTTGCTCATGGAGGGTTCACCCCAAAGCGAGGTTTATTTCGTGAAGGTTCAGGGATAATAACGGTTCCCAAGTCAATGACCATTCTGTTTAACTCTAAAGAAGGTTCTCCTTCTGTTGGAATGAGAGGAATTGAAATGTTGGAGGAAGGGAAAGTATTACAACCTATCGACATGGTGAAAGGAGGGGAGGAAATGAAGAATTATAGCTTGTCATTCAACCGAAAGTTTGAAACATGTGAGCCGACAGATGATTATGACATTATATGTATCAGTAAAAATGGTAAGGCTCATATGTCAGATGTTTTGGAGGCTATGCAAAAGTTTGGACAAAATTATGAAACGATTCACTCGTTTGCATGTCGGATTGATAAGGCTACATGGCAAGGCGTTAGATCCATTACTAGGGTAGAAAACCCATAA
- a CDS encoding Hsp70 family protein, protein MDNHNTNSTQTLKYSVGIDLGTTHCVLSYLDTSDENAGVEVMPIAQLTAPGTVENKSQLGSFLYQPHEHEMNPASRVLPWSSEPKALVGAIARNLGAKTPIRLVASAKSWLCHGGVNRRDAFLPAGSPKEVEKVSPLRATELYLEHLKEAWNHSHPNHPLAEQDVTITVPASFDPAARDLTAEAARNIGLAHLTLLEEPQAALYNWIDNSNDQWRNQVSVGDIVLVVDIGGGTTDLSLVEVTEEEGNLTLNRIAVGEHILLGGDNMDLALAYRLKMKLAQDGKELQPWQVQAMTHACRDAKEALLNDASLESVPIVVPSRGSKLLGATLKTELTQDEVQQTLVDGFFPKVTITEHPVQRSRGALTQMGLPYAQDAGITRHIAAFLSKQANSLGNKSQQADYNPFTSMPGMGGSDMATTDFIKPTAILFNGGVLKSQLLATRLEETINGWLIDVNSETAQRLTGVDLDLAVASGASYYGAVRRGQGVRIRGGIASSYYVGIESAMPAIPGMAPPLEALCVAPFGMEEGSSADIPNQEFGLIIGQPVNFQFFGSNVRRDDLAGAHLEHWGPDELEELPEIQVTLPITDDRREGEVVPVTLASRVTELGTLYLEAIAADNGQKWHVEFDVRDDANKDSSHNELS, encoded by the coding sequence ATGGACAATCACAACACGAACTCTACACAGACACTCAAATACAGTGTTGGCATTGACTTGGGTACAACGCACTGCGTTCTGTCTTACCTTGATACCTCTGATGAAAATGCTGGCGTTGAGGTCATGCCAATCGCTCAGTTAACCGCACCGGGAACGGTCGAAAATAAAAGTCAGCTCGGCTCATTTCTCTACCAACCTCATGAGCATGAAATGAACCCAGCTTCGCGCGTATTGCCTTGGTCGTCAGAGCCCAAAGCTCTCGTGGGTGCGATAGCGCGTAATTTGGGAGCTAAAACGCCTATTCGTCTGGTGGCTAGCGCTAAGTCGTGGCTTTGCCATGGCGGCGTTAATCGCCGTGATGCCTTTCTACCTGCAGGTAGCCCAAAGGAAGTTGAAAAAGTCTCGCCTCTTCGCGCCACTGAGCTCTATTTAGAACACCTAAAAGAAGCATGGAATCATTCGCATCCAAACCATCCACTAGCAGAACAAGATGTGACCATCACGGTTCCTGCCTCTTTTGATCCAGCAGCGCGCGATTTAACCGCAGAAGCGGCTAGAAATATAGGTCTGGCGCATTTAACTTTGCTAGAAGAGCCGCAAGCGGCTTTGTACAACTGGATAGATAACAGTAACGACCAGTGGCGCAATCAAGTATCCGTTGGCGACATTGTTTTGGTGGTAGATATCGGCGGCGGCACCACTGACCTTTCATTGGTTGAAGTCACGGAAGAAGAAGGCAACCTGACACTAAATCGAATCGCAGTTGGCGAGCATATTTTACTTGGCGGCGACAACATGGATTTAGCGCTCGCCTATCGACTAAAAATGAAACTAGCTCAAGACGGGAAAGAGCTTCAGCCATGGCAAGTTCAAGCGATGACTCACGCATGTCGCGATGCAAAAGAAGCCTTGCTCAATGATGCTTCTCTTGAATCTGTGCCAATCGTGGTACCAAGTCGCGGCTCAAAACTGCTCGGTGCTACCCTAAAAACTGAGCTGACCCAAGATGAAGTCCAACAAACCCTAGTGGATGGTTTCTTTCCAAAAGTCACAATCACAGAGCATCCAGTGCAACGCAGTCGCGGCGCTTTAACCCAAATGGGTTTGCCTTACGCTCAAGATGCAGGTATTACACGCCATATCGCTGCTTTCTTATCCAAACAAGCTAACTCGCTGGGGAATAAAAGCCAGCAGGCCGATTACAACCCGTTCACTTCAATGCCGGGGATGGGCGGATCTGATATGGCTACTACTGATTTTATTAAGCCTACCGCGATTCTATTTAATGGCGGCGTGTTAAAGTCACAGCTGCTCGCTACTCGATTAGAAGAAACGATTAATGGGTGGTTGATTGATGTAAACTCGGAAACCGCTCAGCGCCTGACTGGCGTTGACTTGGATCTCGCCGTTGCTAGTGGCGCATCCTATTATGGCGCAGTACGTCGTGGTCAAGGTGTTCGTATTCGCGGCGGTATTGCATCTAGCTACTATGTGGGCATTGAGAGCGCAATGCCTGCTATTCCTGGGATGGCTCCGCCACTAGAAGCTTTGTGTGTTGCACCATTTGGTATGGAAGAAGGCTCGTCAGCCGACATACCAAACCAAGAATTTGGGTTGATTATCGGTCAACCAGTGAATTTTCAGTTCTTTGGCTCAAATGTTCGCCGTGACGATCTAGCAGGTGCACACCTTGAGCATTGGGGACCTGATGAGTTGGAAGAGCTGCCAGAAATTCAGGTTACCTTACCTATTACCGATGACCGTCGTGAAGGTGAAGTTGTCCCCGTAACTTTAGCTTCTCGGGTGACAGAGCTTGGTACCTTGTATCTCGAAGCAATTGCCGCAGACAATGGTCAAAAATGGCACGTTGAGTTTGACGTTCGCGACGACGCAAATAAAGACTCATCTCATAACGAACTCTCATAA
- a CDS encoding Hsp70 family protein, with the protein MTSPRFLVGIDLGTTNTVVAFCEITGNLEQSSVSLFEIDQLIGPGEVVRRPLLPSFRYHAAKEQMSPLDLTLPWDSEPISGDIDNVIIGEWARELGAKVEGRQVSSAKSWLSHQSVDRNSDILPWASANDVTKVSPVIASASYLNHIRQAWNYRHPSNKLEDQDVVVTVPASFDETARKLTLDAASLAGLKKIVLLEEPQAVCYDWYARHQQTAEDKLKQLPLILVCDVGGGTTDLSLIAAKHEQDKLSLDRIGVGEHLMLGGDNLDLALAHLAESRLNQGKKLNAASLTKLIQQTRQAKEALLSLEAPEDVKITMLGSGSKLLGGTKSISLSRQEVHQIALDGFFPLSDFSDMPNKRRSAMVEFGLPYVADPAVSKHLAEFLHQHQQVSSTALNQQESPEPAIPVGLLLNGGVFNSELVTKRITSLLDRWRGSPITLLDNPHPNWSVALGAVAFGKARRGAQLKIGGGSARSYFLHMQEKNNMGKALCLLAKGTEEGHEIRLTGRRFALTLGEPVRFNLLTSTYDTLTQNLAIQNGVMVDVDPDIFTPLLPYILTLEGEGAELKANQKERVEVQLACQLSEVGTLKIECVNIDDDNKRWELEFEVRNQESDDSDQVTLPPRLVESKELISRLYSGNKKSADSKEIKTLAKDLEKKLGKRDDWDFATLRQLFDAFAQGRKRRRRSEAHEKNWLRLAGFSLRPGFGDATDAWRLEQVWGLYQQSIQFKNHQGWTDWWVFWRRIAGGLNQEQQETLLADIAKYLHPGTMKNPQSAKAAHDMGYESMVRLAASLEHLDVEDKVLLSSWFLSKAINHNQFEQAHWWALGRLAARTPLYGSQHNVIPREQAEQWLPKLLEQNWQKEPMIGFAAVMICRKTGDRLFDISDDFRQKVLTKLKQSKVPNAWVELVAEVKTLSHTESKRAFGDALPAGLSLISR; encoded by the coding sequence ATGACATCTCCTCGCTTTCTCGTCGGAATAGACTTGGGCACAACAAATACCGTTGTCGCTTTTTGTGAAATCACAGGCAATCTAGAGCAATCAAGCGTCTCTCTTTTTGAGATTGACCAACTGATAGGTCCAGGCGAAGTTGTTCGCAGGCCTTTATTGCCCTCTTTTCGATATCATGCAGCCAAAGAGCAAATGTCACCCCTAGATCTTACCCTGCCATGGGACTCAGAGCCGATTTCTGGTGATATAGATAATGTCATCATTGGAGAGTGGGCAAGAGAGCTAGGCGCCAAAGTTGAGGGACGTCAAGTATCGAGTGCGAAAAGCTGGTTATCTCACCAAAGTGTTGACCGTAACTCCGACATTCTTCCTTGGGCTAGTGCCAATGATGTCACTAAAGTGTCCCCTGTTATTGCTAGCGCTAGCTACCTCAATCACATCAGGCAAGCGTGGAACTATCGTCATCCTAGCAACAAGCTCGAAGATCAAGATGTTGTAGTAACTGTGCCTGCATCATTTGATGAAACAGCTCGTAAACTTACCCTAGACGCGGCTTCTCTAGCTGGCTTAAAAAAGATCGTACTGCTAGAGGAGCCACAAGCGGTTTGCTATGACTGGTATGCTCGTCACCAACAAACTGCCGAAGATAAACTCAAACAGCTGCCACTCATTTTGGTCTGCGATGTCGGTGGAGGCACCACAGACTTGAGCTTAATCGCAGCAAAGCATGAGCAAGACAAACTCTCTCTGGATAGAATCGGTGTGGGTGAACACTTAATGCTTGGCGGTGACAACCTCGATTTAGCCTTAGCTCATCTAGCGGAAAGCCGTTTGAATCAAGGCAAAAAGCTCAATGCCGCAAGCCTTACTAAGCTGATTCAACAAACTCGACAAGCCAAAGAGGCATTATTGTCGCTTGAAGCACCTGAAGATGTAAAAATCACCATGCTTGGTAGTGGCTCAAAGCTGCTCGGAGGCACCAAAAGTATTAGTCTTAGCAGACAAGAAGTACATCAAATTGCACTAGACGGATTTTTCCCTTTATCTGATTTTTCAGATATGCCAAATAAACGCCGCAGCGCTATGGTCGAATTCGGCTTACCTTATGTAGCCGATCCAGCGGTCAGTAAACACCTAGCTGAATTTCTCCATCAGCATCAGCAAGTCTCATCCACTGCTCTTAATCAGCAAGAAAGTCCAGAGCCCGCAATCCCCGTCGGCCTGCTCCTTAACGGCGGTGTTTTTAACAGTGAACTGGTTACAAAACGCATAACAAGTTTGCTTGATCGCTGGCGCGGCTCTCCTATAACACTACTTGATAACCCCCACCCTAACTGGTCTGTCGCGCTCGGAGCTGTGGCCTTTGGCAAAGCCAGACGGGGCGCTCAGCTAAAAATTGGTGGTGGTTCGGCGCGCTCATATTTTTTGCATATGCAAGAAAAGAACAACATGGGTAAAGCACTGTGCCTGCTCGCTAAAGGAACGGAAGAAGGCCATGAGATACGCTTAACTGGCCGGCGTTTTGCTCTCACATTAGGCGAGCCAGTGCGGTTTAATCTTCTTACTTCAACCTATGACACCCTGACTCAAAACCTTGCTATACAAAATGGCGTAATGGTGGATGTGGACCCTGATATCTTCACTCCTCTTCTTCCTTACATCTTGACGTTAGAAGGTGAAGGCGCAGAGCTTAAAGCCAACCAAAAAGAGCGAGTTGAAGTGCAATTAGCCTGTCAATTGAGCGAAGTTGGCACATTAAAAATAGAGTGTGTAAATATCGATGATGACAACAAGCGTTGGGAATTAGAATTTGAAGTCCGCAATCAAGAATCTGACGACTCTGATCAAGTAACACTTCCACCACGCCTTGTTGAGTCTAAAGAGCTTATCAGCCGTCTATACAGCGGCAACAAAAAAAGCGCTGATTCAAAAGAAATCAAGACACTAGCAAAAGATCTTGAGAAAAAACTCGGTAAACGTGACGATTGGGACTTTGCTACGTTGCGTCAATTGTTTGATGCTTTTGCCCAAGGACGAAAACGTCGCCGCCGCTCTGAAGCCCATGAAAAGAATTGGCTGCGCTTAGCTGGTTTTTCACTGCGGCCAGGATTTGGTGACGCCACAGATGCTTGGCGATTAGAGCAGGTTTGGGGCTTGTATCAACAGAGTATTCAATTTAAAAATCATCAGGGCTGGACAGATTGGTGGGTGTTTTGGCGCCGAATAGCTGGCGGCCTTAATCAAGAACAGCAAGAAACTTTACTTGCCGATATTGCCAAGTATCTACATCCGGGGACCATGAAAAACCCACAGTCTGCGAAAGCTGCCCACGATATGGGCTACGAATCCATGGTTCGACTCGCTGCTTCCCTAGAGCACTTGGATGTAGAGGATAAGGTGCTGCTATCCAGTTGGTTTTTAAGTAAAGCCATCAACCATAATCAGTTTGAACAGGCTCATTGGTGGGCGCTGGGTCGATTAGCCGCTCGAACGCCTCTGTATGGGAGCCAGCATAACGTGATCCCCCGCGAACAAGCAGAGCAATGGCTACCCAAGTTACTGGAACAAAACTGGCAAAAAGAGCCGATGATCGGCTTTGCTGCCGTGATGATATGCCGTAAAACAGGCGATCGATTATTTGATATCTCTGATGATTTTCGTCAAAAAGTTCTGACCAAACTTAAACAAAGTAAAGTACCCAATGCTTGGGTTGAGTTAGTCGCTGAAGTTAAAACACTTTCGCATACTGAATCAAAACGAGCCTTTGGTGATGCACTCCCTGCGGGTCTATCACTGATCTCTCGCTAA
- a CDS encoding DUF2127 domain-containing protein encodes MQVETRSGLKVIAIVEALKGFISFAVVLGIYAFPSKDLRQLAELLVQHFHLNPVHPISEMLIDLSRRVPQLNMSLLMMIAVLYTVVRWIEAYGLWNEFRWTEWLALISCAIYIPFEIYAAINHPSKVSITLLIINLGIIAYIARTLYSRPESNFAAQN; translated from the coding sequence ATGCAGGTTGAAACTAGGTCTGGCCTTAAGGTCATTGCAATTGTAGAGGCGCTAAAAGGCTTCATTTCATTTGCCGTTGTCTTAGGAATATATGCTTTTCCGAGCAAAGATTTGCGTCAATTAGCCGAGCTTCTTGTCCAGCATTTTCACCTTAATCCTGTTCACCCAATCTCTGAAATGCTTATTGATCTCTCGAGGCGAGTTCCCCAATTAAATATGAGCTTGTTGATGATGATTGCTGTTCTATACACTGTGGTTCGATGGATTGAGGCTTATGGCTTATGGAATGAATTTCGTTGGACTGAGTGGTTAGCTTTGATCAGTTGTGCTATCTACATACCCTTTGAAATCTATGCCGCAATTAATCATCCAAGTAAGGTTAGCATCACACTGCTCATAATAAACTTGGGGATCATTGCTTATATAGCAAGGACACTTTATAGTAGGCCCGAATCTAATTTTGCTGCACAAAATTAA